The DNA window CTCATTAGAGATGCAAGAAAATTTAAGTGATTTGTTTTGGTTGATCAGTCTAAGATTTAGTACACAAATATATTTAAGAGctataattaaagataaatactCAATAAATTAACTAAAATGTGTGTAAATTGACTCGAAtactattctattttttaaaaaaaaatatctttgacCACTGTAATTTTGGTTTTGTCAATatgccatttttttttgtagcacACTATTTAACTGCtttataagataaataaataaatcatggATAATGAGTATGGCGGAATAAATGtggttcttttattttgaatcagGGCTATACGTTCAAGTTTTGCGtgtaaatttttatttactCTTTAAAGTGTGCTCGGCATGAAGGAGtttaattttctcatattttattggttattttttttaaaaaataattaattaaaaaaaaaacaagtttcaGTGAAAGTAGAGAAAAACATGTTCTATAGTGGCATTCTACAATGATATTTAACTACGTAATATACTGATTTTTCAGTATAATATTTTGGGAAAAAATTATCTCACCCTATTTTACTCGAAGACCAAGATGCTCAAATTTTCAAACTGATCCCATCATTAATCAgattttattttcaatctttAATTAGAATTAAACCCTTTGGaataatacaaattttaaagtattatttatattacaaatcgtctttaagttttattttttaattttagaaaaaacgAGTATAGGTCAGAGAATACTTgcagattttatttatttgtttattttaaaaaagaagatatttatttatttttaaaaagaaaatatttatttttttgcctttttccGTACCTTATGACTGACTGCAGAGTTGTAATGCCTATATTCACGGTGACTTGCAGTTGGGATCCATTGAATGTCATTAACACTtggattaatttaatttaaacttATTAAACTAATCTTTTTCTTCCTAAAATTGTGAATTCCATAAATATCCCTTACGAGGGCATAGACgaattcaaaatatgaagtttATGTATTATTAGTTACTACCATAATGTCGAATGAACTAGTTTGACAATcaaatatgcataaaatatgagtaaaaattattgttttctaGTGACCTCGTAAGTTAACCTTTAGGTCTGCCAATGATAGTAGGTCCTAAATTACTTGTCAATATTGATgctaaaaatcaagaaaaatatcaagcaaTCAGAAATTAAAGATCGTAACTTATGATACAAATTCCTATTTTTCTAGTACTTGACAAATTAATTTATGCATATTTGGTAGGTCAATAAGCATATATACACGCTTTGATATGTTTATTAGGTATGGTAGGTGCTAAATTTGGTAATTTAAGTAGAGTACCAAGTCATATGTAccttaaattattttgtaaactttttcaaattttattttgttagttgAGTGAACTCGTAGTTGTTATCTTTCGGGTGCATATAAGGTAAATTTTTCTCTAATATAAGAGTCCACAAATTATATAGGAGAGGTAAAATGCATTAGATAAGTAAGCCATGTGCGATAAGCTCAGGAGATTTCGAATTTGCGACCTTATTTTGGGAGATCACTTACTCAATCAATTCTGTCACCCTTTTGAGTTTACAACCTTTTACAATTAATATTGATTGAGAccttaaaaatatcaaattatttgttataataAGTAAAATTACATTGATAGTATAAAATATCTTgaagttgtttgaactctcaCTTTTCTTTTACACACTGCACGAAATGGTACAAGAAATCCGCAATTATTGCATTTTATTCTCAAAATTATTACACTCAATGAAGGCATCCTAGgtcaaataattttgaatataatttCTATATTTTGGTGATGTATgtaaaataacttttaataaaatagaGGCGAATTCAGAATTTTAATTGATGGATTTATTCTTAACACtaacttcatatattttaaaattatgagttcaaaatctaatatttattaaaattttattgttttatgcaTGTATATCTATTCtttatgttaaattaaaattCAGAATTGAGTTGAATCCACAAACGCTAAAGTTATATTTGTCATTGACCTAAAAGAGAACAATAGATAATCATCCATATAGGGGTTCAATAGAATCCAAccatttttattcaaattatatatttatgttaaaacttcactaaacatatatacataaattaaatttaaaatctggatattTAACATTTGAAGtcgtcattttataaaattcagaATTCATAAATCTGAAATTCTAACTTCACCTCAATAAAGGTGGTAAGAAAAAAGTTCCTCAAACTATAGTTAGtgaatacaaattaaattattcctAAAGGGTACTTTGGTCATTTCACTACACATTATTGTTTGTCCACACATGAGTATGATTGTTGCTATATAACATCCCCCTTTCCAATCCAATCAACTCAATGTTATCACATTCAAAAAAAACCTTCACacaaaatttattcattttttctttctttctctaaaaaaaaaaactttgatttgattaatttgatcAAATTATGGGAAATagtttaaggtgttgtttggCTTGTGTTCTTCCTTGTGGTGCACTTGATTTAATTCGTATTGTACATTTAAATGGTCATGTTGAAGAAATTACAAGTCCAATCACAGCGTATGAAGTTCTAAAAAATTACCCTAATCATGTTTTGAGTAAACCATGCTCTCAAGGTACAATGGCTCGCCGGATTCTGATCTTATCGCCGGAATCGGAGCTCAAAAGGGGAAGTATATACTTCTTGATTCCGGCATCTTCTGTCCCAGAGAAGAAAAAATCCGGGATCACATCCTCCTCAATCaagaaatcaccaaaaaatactATTACTACTACTACAAAAACAACCAATAATAAGAAATGCCACGTCAGCATTCCCGATGATCGCGATTTTTCGAGTGATAGTACAATGCCAAAATTAAAGAAGTCATTGTCTCACCGGAGGAGTAAGAGCGGGAAGGTTGTTGTGTGGAGGCCTCATCTCACTAGCATTTCTGAAGACTAAAGTTTGTTTTTGGTACGAAAGaatgtcaatttttttgtttaccCTTATGAAAAGggtgattttcttttttcttgttttttctcactttttaatatttgtagatatttttaatcttttttttaatgtttatttattttccatctgCATTTAATAGTAGCAGATTTGGATTGAAAAGGGATATTATAAGCCCAATGAAATttatgagagagagagagattggAGAGTGCTTATGGAAGTTGTACTCAAAGATGAGGAGATTGTACTTTGAACTCTCTTCAAAAATAGAAGAGGGTGAAAAgtattgttttttgtttttttcctctttcttgTAAATTTTTGGGGCTTCACAATATGAACTTTTTATAATGTTACACAAGAGTTTCCTCCTTTTGAGAAAtcaattcaactttaatatatatatatacaacttgtactatatgtatatatgttatttcttcTATAATTTCTTTAAGGTATAATTTCGATGTATATGCACATTGGTACTTTCAGAATCTAGACGTTGTGTGGGGTTCAAAATTTCGGCACTGATATGTTAGGTTTCTGCCAAGTTCACAAGCGAACACATTTGGATTGTTATAATTTCTTGATCCTAAGTCCCCAAGCTAAACATAAAATCGATTTTAAGAGCTGatttgaaataaaaagtaaaattttgatgGGTAAAATGGCAAATCTAAATCTAGAGATTGTGATTCCGAATTGAGAGTGTATTAAGTTCTAAAATGTATATTTAACTTTGTTTATACCTCTTTTCACACATATGTATGATTTCGACGTTTCTATCAAAACTCATAAGCGAACACATTGTCGATCCGCAACTCTAAATATTATTTGCACTATTTCCCTTCATATTTTTTCagttgggggtgggggtgggggttgaTTTTCATGAAGAAATTAAACTAGTAACATGGTTTGAAATACTTAATTAATATCACGAATTGTCAAATTATATCAATCATAATTAGCTAGGGGGTtacattattttatgatttgaatGATCTGGAAATAATTAGTTATGTAGTCGTGTCACGGGCACCTATGTAGGCCAAATGGGGGAATTAAAACCATGGAACTATTCAatgttctctttttctttaatactatcaaacttaattaataatttagttgtcatttaattaataaaataggttAATTTCAATGATTGTTTTGATAGTTAGCTTAGTAAATAATTTCCTTCTTACCTTTAATGTAAAGCAattagatatattattatttttgtttcttatccGATATTTGGTGTCCACATTGAAATCCGATCAAAGCTGAATACAGGTCAGAAAGTCCTATATTGAGGGGTAAAAACAATATCTAACAAAGGCAACTTTGTACACACAGGAACTTGAACCGGCGAACTCGAGActctgattaagaatgaaagaatATTTATCACTCCACCACGACCCTGATTGATAAAACAATGagttatatataaaagaagaagttaattaatttaatttttagcaaTCATAGTGTCATTAATAAGCATGTGTAATGTTGGTCAAAGTGATAACCAGCTGCGATGGCTTACGAGTTATATCTATGATTATAGAGACTCTTAATAAATGGCTAAATGTTACAGATTTTATATTAtgttaatatttaatatatcatCTTACTGTATTTAGTATTTAATATTGAACCGTTTGGTAcacatattaaattattttaggattatagttttgatattataatttttggACTAATTTATTTCATCTATTCAAATTATGAATCTAAACTTTGATCTTTGTGAATTCACAACTAAATCTTGATAGGAAATCATAGATTTCCAATAGGAAAGAAAAAGCTCAATTacgaaataataatataatatttatatttataaccAACACTCAATATAAATGCCTTTAAAGATTTTAGTAATTCTGAATGTAAtgaaattaacttaattatcactaaaagaaaaatctattgCTATGTTTTTTTGCTTTAgtaaactcaaaatttgactATACTACGTATATCATTATTCAAAACTAAGGGTAGtaggagaaaaaataattataatattctcTTAAACGAGGCCAAATAAAATGATGAAACAAGTGGAGTATAATACATGGTAAGTAATCtgttataatttaattaaatatgttgACAATTTCCTTCTTACTTCTTATGTAAATCAAATACTCCACTAGTTACTTAAAAAGGAGGTTAATTTATCTATAGCTAGCAATTATATTGTCATTAACAACAATGTGTAATGTTACTCAAAGTGATATCTTGCTTTTATGGCTTGTGTGGGATTGCTTTAAGTTTTTGCAAGAAAGGGTTCTATTTATTATTGATCGCAGAGTCAGAAATTATactaaaagaatttaaaatatataaaaataaacattataaAATATGTGAATTATATATCTTacttgtatttaaaatataaagaaataaactgTCACAACCCATatcgtcgtgattggcacccacattAACTTTCTGGTTGGAGAATCATTACTACAACTCAAAtcaaaactaagacatttaagttacggaagcaagttaaatactaaggaaataaagagggagttcccataaactccaacaaaagtctaacaacaaACTAACACGCAGAAGAAATAACCTGAttcctgaaagtcaatgtaccaaaacatctaacaatgaaccaagtctatacaagaagggatacaactccaactaatgtactaataactaatagaacatagtctaagtccggaaatggtggatatagacgaaagagaacccatggcagcccggaagaattggctcaccttTGAATTCGAACAATCAttgatctcctaagcgaggtctgtcaa is part of the Solanum stenotomum isolate F172 chromosome 8, ASM1918654v1, whole genome shotgun sequence genome and encodes:
- the LOC125874163 gene encoding uncharacterized protein LOC125874163; translated protein: MGNSLRCCLACVLPCGALDLIRIVHLNGHVEEITSPITAYEVLKNYPNHVLSKPCSQGTMARRILILSPESELKRGSIYFLIPASSVPEKKKSGITSSSIKKSPKNTITTTTKTTNNKKCHVSIPDDRDFSSDSTMPKLKKSLSHRRSKSGKVVVWRPHLTSISED